One Gadus chalcogrammus isolate NIFS_2021 chromosome 22, NIFS_Gcha_1.0, whole genome shotgun sequence genomic window carries:
- the s100a10a gene encoding protein S100-A10a, translated as MPSELEKAMESLIMVFHRYASKDSKNGTLSRRELRDLMENELSGFLKSQKDPAAVDKIMKDLDTNGDGQVDFEEFVSLVVGLSIACEQCYKMQLSTGGKKH; from the exons ATGCCTTCAGAACTGGAGAAAGCAATGGAGTCCCTCATCATGGTGTTCCATCGCTACGCGTCCAAGGATAGCAAGAACGGCACGCTTAGCCGGCGGGAGCTGAGAGATCTGATGGAGAACGAGTTGTCTGGCTTCCTCAAG TCTCAGAAGGACCCCGCCGCGGTGGACAAGATCATGAAGGATCTGGACACCAACGGCGATGGCCAGGTGGACTTTGAGGAGTTTGTGTCTCTAGTGGTCGGACTCTCAATCGCCTGCGAGCAGTGTTATAAGATGCAATTGAGCACGGGAGGCAAGAAGCATTAA
- the LOC130375795 gene encoding protein S100-A6-like — MSVLDSIGFLIATFEKYAGEDGDKRTLSKPELKKLIQTELKGLIAASKPGEVDKLMDDLDHNKDKLVDFQEYMTFMAAVTMICHEFFTKQ, encoded by the exons ATGTCTGTTCTAGATAGCATCGGTTTTCTCATCGCTACCTTCGAAAAGTATGCTGGGGAAGATGGGGACAAACGCACCCTGTCCAAGCCGGAGCTTAAAAAACTGATTCAAACTGAGCTGAAAGGTTTAATAGCG GCATCCAAACCAGGTGAGGTAGACAAACTAATGGATGACCTGGACCATAACAAGGACAAGTTGGTGGATTTCCAGGAGTACATGACTTTCATGGCTGCCGTAACAATGATTTGCCATGAGTTCTTTACAAAGCAGTAG
- the snx27a gene encoding sorting nexin-27a, which yields MADVEGDEIQSALPPATRNGPDVGTAGQNVTTLTSGPRVVRIVKSESGYGFNVRGQVSEGGQLRSINGELYAPLQHVSAVLPGGAADRAGISKGDRILEVNSVSVEGATHKQVVDLIRAGEKELVLAVLSVPAQEAEGLEAGDEGAINPTYDYGDKQAVPISVPSYKQVEQHAERFVVYNVFMSGRQLCSKRYREFSILHQNLKREFATYTFPKLPGKWPFSLSEQQLDARRRGLEEYLERVCSVRVIGESDIMQEFLSESDENYNGVSDVELRIALPDKTTISVRIRKNSTTDQVYQTLMMKVGMDSIMASYFALFEVINQSFVRKLAPNEFPHKLYVQNYTSAVPGTCLALRKWLFSTEEEELLRDNLLALHYCFYQALDDVKKGFIKMEDNSYQLQKLAEQRKMTAYLSLLRSCEGYNELLFPHCSCDSRRKGHVITAISIQHFKLHACTEDGTLENQVIAFEWAEMQRWDTDEEGVAFCFEYARGEKKPRWVKIFTPYFNYMHECFERVFCELKWRKQVEEEESDKDNKNCTDSEYLPPLKTQQKGWRHLGGEIATS from the exons ATGGCGGATGTAGAAGGCGATGAAATCCAGTCGGCTCTCCCTCCAGCAACCCGTAACGGACCTGATGTCGGTACCGCGGGTCAGAATGTAACCACGCTGACGTCAGGTCCAAGGGTAGTGAGGATTGTCAAGTCGGAATCTGGCTATGGTTTCAATGTTCGTGGTCAAGTGAGCGAAGGAGGACAACTGCGAAGCATCAATGGGGAATTGTATGCCCCACTTCAGCATGTCAGCGCTGTTTTACCCGGGGGTGCAGCAGACCGGGCTGGGATATCGAAGGGTGACAGGATTCTTGAAGT AAACAGCGTGAGCGTTGAGGGGGCCACGCACAAGCAGGTGGTGGACCTGATCCGGGCGGGGGAGAAGGAGCTGGTGCTGGCCGTGCTGTCGGTGCCGGCCCAGGAGGCAGAGGGGCTGGAGGCCGGCGACGAGGGCGCCATCAACCCCACCTACGACTACGGGGACAAGCAGGCGGTGCCCATCTCGGTGCCGAGCTACAAGCAGGTGGAGCAGCACGCCGAGAGGTTTGTG GTGTACAACGTGTTCATGTCCGGCAGACAGTTGTGCTCCAAGCGCTACCGAGAGTTTTCCATCCTCCACCAGAACCTGAAGAGGGAGTTTGCCACCTACACCTTCCCCAAGCTGCCCGGGAAGTGGCCCTTCTCCCTCTCGGAGCAGCAGCTGGACGCACGGCGCCGGGGCCTGGAGGAGTACctggagagag TCTGTTCAGTGCGGGTGATCGGGGAGAGCGACATAATGCAAGAGTTCCTCTCTGAATCTGATGAG AATTACAACGGCGTGTCAGACGTGGAGCTACGAATAGCGCTTCCAGACAAGACTACAATCTCTGTTCGAATACGCAAGaacagcaccacagaccaggtCTACCAG aCGTTGATGATGAAGGTGGGGATGGACAGTATCATGGCCAGCTACTTCGCCCTCTTTGAGGTCATCAACCAGTCGTTTG TGCGTAAGCTGGCGCCCAACGAGTTCCCCCACAAGCTGTATGTGCAGAACTACACGTCGGCAGTGCCGGGCACGTGCCTCGCGCTGCGCAAGTGGCTGTTcagcacggaggaggaggagctgctgcgCGACAACCTGCTGGCCCTGCACTACTGCTTCTACCAG GCGCTGGACGATGTGAAGAAGGGATTCATAAAGATGGAGGACAACTCCTACCAGCTGCAGAAGCTGGCAGAGCAGCGCAAGATGACTGCG TACCTGAGCCTGCTGCGCTCCTGCGAGGGCTACAACGAGCTGCTCTTCCCCCACTGCTCCTGTGACTCCCGGAGGAAGGGCCACGTCATCACGGCCATCAGCATCCAGCACTTCAAGCTGCACGCCTGCACCGAGGACGGCAcgctggag AACCAGGTGATCGCGTTCGAGTGGGCTGAGATGCAGCGGTGGGACACGGACGAGGAGGGCGTGGCCTTCTGCTTCGAGTACGCCCGGGGAGAGAAGAAGCCGCGCTGGGTCAAAATCTTCACGCCCTAT tTCAACTACATGCATGAGTGCTTTGAGCGAGTCTTCTGTGAGCTGAAGTGGCGGAAGCAG gtggaggaggaggagtcggacAAGGACAACAAGAACTGCACTGACAGTG AGTACCTGCCTCCCCTCAAGACGCAGCAGAAGGGATGGCGCCACCTAGGGGGCGAGATCGCCACCtcctaa